A genomic stretch from Apteryx mantelli isolate bAptMan1 chromosome 28, bAptMan1.hap1, whole genome shotgun sequence includes:
- the LOC106495651 gene encoding myosin light chain kinase, smooth muscle-like, with protein sequence MSQPEGEEAFEYCNVTINSQEKVLDVYTQLEKLGEGKFGMVYRLQEKATGKIRAGKYFRTRTPKERQAAQAEVELMNLLHHPRLVQCFAAFQSPKELVMVMEYIAGGELFERIVDEDFEHTEPSSIQYMRQILEGLQYMHSQDIVHLDLKPENIVCVSPSSHWLKIIDFGLAQKLAPGTPVKVLHGTPEFMAPEVVSFEPVGFTTDMWSIGVICYILLSGESPFQGDNDLETLSNITAAQWEFEEETFSEISQQAKDFISQLLQKDAWCRLSSKEALLHPWLQQLVPSSVKVLSKERIKQFLARRKWQKTGKALLALNRLTLRSQNLDRKVSDTQDEEAADWCCSPEEDQAFALPPQQGPSFSEPLTDQEEVEGGSICLQCRVEGALALEVTWLQDCAPLEDSPRVRIKRGADGCCSLTISELVPEDAGQYVCRAVTAVGEAETSAMVAVLPPPRAT encoded by the exons ATGTCCCAGCCAGAAG GTGAGGAGGCTTTTGAATACTGCAATGTTACCATCAACAGCCAGGAGAAGGTTTTGGATGTGTACAcccagctggagaagcttggaga GGGGAAGTTTGGGATGgtgtacaggctgcaggaaaAGGCCACTGGGAAGATCCGGGCTGGGAAGTATTTCCGGACGCGGACACCCAAAGAGAGGCAGGCGGCTCAGGCAGAGGTGGAGCTCATGAACCTGCTGCATCACCCACGTCTCGTGCAGTGTTTTGCTGCCTTCCAGAGCCCCAAGGAGCTGGTGATGGTGATGGAGTA CATCGCAGGTGGGGAGCTCTTTGAACGTATTGTGGATGAAGACTTTGAGCACACAGAGCCCAGCAGCATCCAGTACATGCGGCAGATCCTGGAGGGGCTCCAGTACATGCACAGCCAGGACATTGTCCACCTGGACCTCAAACCCGAGAACATTGTCTGCGTCAGCCCAAGCAGCCACTGGCTCAAGATCATTGACTTTGGCCTGGCGCAGAAACTGG ctCCAGGCACCCCTGTGAAGGTGCTGCACGGGACCCCCGAGTTTATGGCTCCAGAAGTGGTCTCCTTTGAGCCTGTGGGGTTCACCACGGACATGTGGAGCATTGGTGTCATTTGCTATATCCT GTTGAGTGGAGAGTCCCCTTTCCAGGGGGACAATGACTTGGAGACACTAAGCAACATCACAGCTGCCCAGTGGGAGTTTGAGGAGGAGACCTTCTCGGAGATCTCCCAGCAGGCCAAAGACTTCATCAGCCAGCTGCTGCAGAAGGATGCCTG GTGCCGGCTCTCCAGCAAAGAGGCTCTGTTGCACCCCTGGTTGCAGCAGCTGGTACCCAGCAGCGTGAAGGTGCTGTCAAAGGAGAGGATTAAGCAGTTCCTGGCTCGTCGCAAGTGGCAG AAAACAGGAAAAGCCCTGCTGGCTCTCAACAGACTGACCCTGCGCTCTCAAAACCTGGACAGGAAAGTGTCGGACACCCAGGATGAGGAAG CCGCAGACTGGTGCTGCAGCCCAGAGGAGGACCAAGCCTTTGCACTTCCACCCCAGCAGGGCCCCAGCTTCTCAGAGCCGTTGACAGACCAAGAGGAGGTGGAAGGTGGGAGCATCTGTCTCCAGTGCCGCGTTGAAG GTGCCCTtgctctggaggtcacctggctCCAGGACTGCGCTCCCCTTGAGGACAGTCCCCGTGTCCGCATCAAGCGCGGGGCCGACGGGTGCTGCAGCCTCACCATCTCGGAGCTTGTGCCGGAGGACGCAGGGCAGTACGTGTGCAGGGCTGTCACGGCCGTGGGAGAGGCAGAGACCAGCGCCATGGTGGctgtgctccccccgcccagGGCCACCTAG